The following are from one region of the Actinoplanes sp. L3-i22 genome:
- a CDS encoding PqqD family protein, with protein MTAVRDIPRRALGVPFRRVAGKLIVGVEADALEFDDVGTLIITSANGRNRVADIARIVAEAYECEPTDVQPDIAEFLAELSDGGIVEWLA; from the coding sequence ATGACCGCCGTACGGGACATTCCGCGCCGGGCTCTGGGCGTGCCCTTCCGCCGCGTCGCCGGCAAGCTGATCGTGGGCGTCGAGGCCGACGCGCTGGAGTTCGACGACGTGGGCACGCTGATCATCACGTCGGCGAACGGGCGCAACCGGGTCGCCGACATCGCGCGGATCGTCGCCGAGGCCTACGAGTGCGAGCCGACCGACGTGCAGCCGGACATCGCCGAGTTCCTGGCGGAGCTCAGCGACGGCGGCATCGTGGAGTGGCTCGCCTGA
- a CDS encoding beta-ketoacyl synthase N-terminal-like domain-containing protein: protein MSGTAEVDKLKVLLRKSLSTIRELNREAAGRDAAGPVAIIGAACELPGGVTSPEDFWSLLRSGTDCLSDGPASPWVRAVYDRYFRRHPGARTHTRAHYLDADVMRFDPRRFGISPTEARDMDPTQRMALRLTVQALERAGYDPHRVGGRVGVYFGVIGGEYGALGRSAGAPGRYLATGMLNSVVSGRISHTFGFDGPAVSIDTACSSSLVALHLAAEAIRGGDCDVAVVGGVNLLLDPSVFTVLAGVGALASDGRCHSFGAGGDGYGRGEGGGVVVLKRLADAERDQDQVLSIIRATGVNHDGTCSGLTVPNGRAQRELIESTLRRAGLSGSDVDYLEAHGTGTPLGDPIELAAASEALRPARAPGDPLVVGSAKAQIGHLEAAAGIVSLIRLMLVLRHGEAPAQVPAGPVNDNLDFDALRLRVPADRHPLRAQGRPLTGAVSSFGFSGTNAHAILSRPAGQPAAPAPTARRQAVLLSGRSAAALDACVADLTAHLAADDTIRAADVSFTRATGREHGSFRGYVTGADRDELRTALAAYRETAQFVTGSGPAKLAFVLAGSVPPARAAAWHREFPGFRAGFARLAQAWAALGGEPLDRLLATEAGRDDPVEQAVFQVATFCGTIGMLRDFKIKPAIWYGEGPALLAVAVETGALTAEAALTELSRLSTATPGPAAPGGTPGRVAAAIVCPRDGGFVGPRQLSDPDYWPRAASARPDPDAVAALCAEHGVRIAVAPGSAPVPADRPVEIVDFGPGEDPHEALLSVLLRLFELGVDLDWRALYAGSSVRRVLLPTTPMDETPHAFAFEPDDQPPRPVRDDVLEPAVHLSPGAADEFEFVLDATSLPLADTHHIVHIGYFIEMLLRAAALSRPDAEFDIERMRFSTALVVAAEPVSVRLTFTDVPGTQPEFAFHSLVDAASNRWQLHVSGRLAQRKTPPGPADPAGITTPLMSGAAFYAGLDERGMRLGPSVRAVGDVRRDADGVLADVDPAFAAEVARAAAVVAPGLFDGAAQLFHVVLPDAVPRDAAFMVETLSSLVVHPGGYARPAHLRLDDVRPQPDAASVAGRLMVLDEKARVLVEFRCVVRRIAGGIDSVLAAAAPPAEDPRLDPAALGDPAALAGALRGVVSALTGTAAEHIGAGDSTRDLGVDSLLANRLFHAIGPVNRSGRVGLQDIVRGISIAQLADTLTGGVGTGGSPVRRRGYLSLRPGKPRLRLLCVPYGGGSTLLFQGWQKQLPDDVEVCPVALPGRGDRIGDRLIPDVHRLVDDLIGEVEAASDVPLHLYGHSAGALIAYVLALRLAERGNTAVRQLTVGAFSSPGGAGNPFYLDCLRALHAAGYDRVPDAEQIHALGSAELAALAEIFRFPPVDDPQLDFTRLSLPILAGDISLVGSFQPADATVLDVPITAIHGRHDDRVGEPEMRDWQRWTTAGFDCHVLDGDHFFLHPGQHRDRTLDIVRDRLR, encoded by the coding sequence ATGTCCGGGACGGCCGAGGTCGACAAGCTGAAAGTGCTGCTCAGGAAGTCGCTGAGCACGATCCGGGAGCTGAACCGGGAGGCGGCCGGGCGGGACGCCGCCGGTCCGGTGGCGATCATCGGCGCGGCGTGCGAGCTGCCGGGCGGGGTCACCTCGCCGGAGGACTTCTGGTCGCTGCTGCGGTCCGGAACGGATTGCCTGAGCGACGGGCCGGCCAGCCCGTGGGTGCGGGCGGTCTACGACCGGTACTTCCGGCGGCACCCGGGGGCGCGGACGCACACCCGGGCCCACTATCTCGACGCCGACGTGATGCGGTTCGACCCGCGCCGCTTCGGGATCTCGCCGACCGAGGCGCGCGACATGGACCCGACCCAGCGGATGGCGCTCCGGCTGACCGTCCAGGCGCTGGAACGCGCCGGCTACGACCCGCACCGGGTCGGCGGGCGGGTCGGCGTCTACTTCGGGGTGATCGGCGGCGAGTACGGCGCGCTCGGCCGCAGCGCCGGCGCGCCGGGCCGGTACCTGGCCACCGGCATGCTCAACAGCGTGGTCTCCGGGCGGATCAGCCACACCTTCGGCTTCGACGGCCCGGCCGTGTCGATCGACACCGCCTGCTCGTCGTCGCTGGTCGCGCTGCATCTGGCCGCCGAGGCGATCCGCGGCGGCGACTGCGACGTCGCGGTGGTCGGCGGTGTCAACCTGCTGCTCGACCCGTCGGTGTTCACCGTTCTGGCCGGGGTCGGCGCGCTCGCCTCGGACGGCCGCTGCCACTCGTTCGGCGCGGGCGGCGACGGCTACGGGCGCGGCGAGGGCGGCGGCGTGGTGGTGCTCAAGCGGCTCGCCGACGCCGAGCGCGATCAGGACCAGGTGCTGTCGATCATCCGGGCCACCGGGGTCAACCACGACGGCACCTGCAGCGGGCTGACCGTGCCCAACGGGCGCGCGCAGCGCGAGCTGATCGAGAGCACGCTGCGCCGGGCCGGCCTGTCCGGGTCCGACGTCGACTACCTGGAGGCGCACGGCACCGGAACGCCGCTCGGCGACCCGATCGAGCTGGCCGCGGCGAGCGAGGCGCTCCGCCCGGCCCGCGCGCCCGGGGATCCGCTGGTGGTCGGCTCGGCGAAGGCCCAGATCGGGCACCTCGAAGCGGCGGCCGGCATCGTCTCGCTGATCAGGCTGATGCTGGTGCTGCGGCACGGCGAGGCGCCGGCGCAGGTGCCGGCCGGGCCGGTCAACGACAACCTCGACTTCGACGCGCTGCGGCTGCGGGTGCCGGCCGACCGGCATCCGTTGCGGGCCCAGGGGCGGCCGCTGACCGGGGCGGTCAGCTCGTTCGGCTTCAGCGGCACCAACGCGCACGCGATCCTGAGCCGGCCCGCCGGGCAACCGGCCGCGCCGGCGCCGACCGCCCGCCGGCAGGCCGTGCTGCTGTCCGGGCGGTCGGCGGCGGCGCTCGACGCGTGCGTCGCCGACCTCACCGCGCATCTGGCCGCCGACGACACCATCCGGGCCGCGGACGTCAGCTTCACCCGGGCGACCGGGCGCGAGCACGGTTCCTTCCGCGGTTACGTCACCGGCGCGGACCGGGACGAGCTGCGCACGGCGCTCGCGGCGTACCGGGAGACCGCCCAGTTCGTCACCGGGTCCGGGCCGGCGAAGCTCGCCTTCGTGCTGGCCGGCTCGGTGCCACCGGCCCGGGCGGCGGCCTGGCACCGCGAGTTCCCCGGCTTCCGCGCCGGTTTCGCCCGCCTCGCGCAGGCCTGGGCGGCGCTCGGCGGCGAACCGCTGGATCGCCTGCTGGCCACGGAGGCGGGCCGCGACGACCCCGTGGAGCAGGCGGTCTTCCAGGTCGCGACGTTCTGCGGCACGATCGGGATGCTCCGCGACTTCAAGATCAAACCCGCGATTTGGTACGGCGAGGGCCCCGCGCTCCTCGCCGTGGCCGTCGAGACCGGCGCGCTCACCGCCGAGGCGGCCCTGACCGAGCTGTCCCGGCTGAGCACCGCGACCCCCGGCCCGGCGGCGCCCGGCGGCACACCCGGGCGGGTCGCCGCGGCGATCGTCTGCCCGCGCGACGGCGGGTTCGTCGGCCCCCGCCAGCTGTCCGATCCGGATTACTGGCCGCGGGCGGCCTCGGCCCGGCCCGATCCGGACGCGGTCGCCGCGCTCTGCGCCGAGCACGGCGTGCGGATCGCGGTGGCGCCGGGCTCCGCACCCGTGCCCGCGGACCGGCCGGTGGAGATCGTCGACTTCGGGCCGGGCGAGGACCCCCACGAGGCCCTGCTGTCGGTGCTGCTGCGCCTCTTCGAGCTCGGCGTGGACCTCGACTGGCGGGCGCTGTACGCGGGGTCGTCCGTCCGAAGGGTGTTGCTGCCGACCACGCCGATGGACGAGACGCCGCACGCGTTCGCGTTCGAGCCGGACGACCAGCCCCCGCGACCGGTCCGCGACGACGTGCTGGAACCGGCCGTGCACCTGTCGCCGGGCGCCGCCGACGAGTTCGAGTTCGTGCTCGACGCGACGTCGCTGCCGCTGGCCGACACCCACCACATCGTGCACATCGGCTACTTCATCGAGATGCTGCTGCGGGCGGCGGCGCTGTCCCGCCCGGACGCCGAGTTCGACATCGAGCGGATGCGGTTCAGCACCGCGCTGGTCGTGGCGGCGGAGCCGGTCAGCGTGCGACTGACGTTCACCGACGTGCCCGGCACCCAGCCGGAGTTCGCGTTCCACTCGCTGGTGGACGCCGCGAGCAACCGCTGGCAGCTGCACGTCAGCGGCCGGCTGGCGCAGCGCAAGACGCCGCCCGGCCCGGCCGATCCGGCCGGGATCACCACGCCGCTGATGTCCGGCGCCGCGTTCTACGCCGGGCTGGACGAGCGGGGCATGCGGCTGGGCCCGAGCGTGCGGGCCGTCGGGGACGTCCGCCGGGACGCGGACGGCGTGCTGGCCGACGTCGACCCGGCCTTCGCGGCCGAGGTGGCCCGGGCCGCCGCGGTGGTGGCGCCGGGACTCTTCGACGGCGCGGCCCAGCTGTTCCACGTGGTGCTGCCGGACGCGGTGCCGCGCGACGCGGCGTTCATGGTGGAGACGCTCAGCTCGCTGGTGGTGCACCCGGGCGGCTACGCGCGGCCCGCGCACCTGCGGCTCGACGACGTGCGGCCGCAGCCGGACGCGGCGAGCGTGGCCGGCCGGCTGATGGTGCTGGACGAGAAGGCCCGGGTGCTGGTCGAGTTCCGCTGCGTGGTGCGCCGGATCGCCGGCGGCATCGACTCGGTCCTGGCCGCGGCCGCGCCACCGGCCGAGGACCCGCGGCTCGACCCGGCGGCGCTCGGCGACCCCGCGGCCCTGGCCGGGGCGTTGCGCGGGGTGGTGTCGGCGCTGACCGGCACCGCCGCCGAGCACATCGGGGCGGGCGACAGCACCCGGGATCTCGGGGTGGACTCGCTGCTGGCCAATCGGCTCTTCCACGCGATCGGGCCGGTGAACCGGAGCGGGCGGGTCGGGCTCCAGGACATCGTGCGGGGGATCTCGATCGCTCAGCTGGCGGACACGCTGACCGGCGGGGTGGGGACCGGGGGCTCGCCCGTACGTCGAAGGGGGTATCTGTCCTTGCGACCGGGAAAGCCACGGCTGCGTCTGCTGTGCGTGCCCTACGGCGGCGGCAGCACGCTGCTGTTCCAGGGCTGGCAGAAGCAGCTGCCCGACGACGTCGAGGTGTGCCCGGTCGCGCTGCCCGGCCGCGGCGACCGGATCGGCGATCGGCTGATCCCGGACGTCCATCGGCTGGTCGACGACCTGATCGGCGAGGTCGAGGCGGCCTCGGACGTGCCGCTGCACCTGTACGGGCACAGCGCCGGCGCGCTGATCGCCTACGTGCTGGCGCTGCGGCTCGCCGAGCGCGGCAACACCGCCGTGCGGCAGCTGACCGTCGGCGCGTTCAGCAGCCCGGGCGGCGCCGGCAACCCGTTCTACCTGGACTGTCTGCGGGCGCTGCACGCGGCCGGGTACGACCGGGTCCCGGACGCCGAGCAGATCCACGCCCTCGGCTCGGCCGAGCTGGCCGCCCTGGCCGAGATCTTCCGGTTCCCGCCGGTCGACGACCCGCAGCTGGACTTCACCCGGCTCAGCCTGCCGATCCTGGCCGGCGACATCAGCCTGGTGGGCAGCTTCCAGCCGGCCGACGCGACCGTCCTGGACGTGCCGATCACCGCGATCCACGGCCGCCACGACGACCGCGTCGGCGAACCCGAGATGCGCGACTGGCAGCGCTGGACCACGGCCGGCTTCGACTGCCACGTGCTCGACGGCGACCACTTCTTCCTGCACCCCGGCCAGCACCGCGACCGGACGCTGGACATCGTCAGAGATCGGCTGCGCTGA
- a CDS encoding O-methyltransferase, producing MKESAQFLPAEMRRYMLAHSAPLDAIQRRVVERTTEFPEVAHWQTAPEQSAFLTLLVRALGARQAVDVGTFTGLSALAIARGLQPGGTVVSCDVSEEFTEVAREAWRAAGVDDRVDLRIAPALDTVRALPDVPYLDFSFVDADKTGYQEYLEELLVRTRPGGILAFDNVFRSGRVLRPESEVDDAVIDFNARLVKDDRVDVVMVPIADGMTLAWRR from the coding sequence ATGAAGGAAAGCGCCCAGTTCCTGCCGGCCGAGATGCGGCGGTACATGCTCGCGCACAGCGCCCCGCTCGACGCGATCCAGCGCCGGGTGGTCGAGCGGACCACCGAGTTCCCCGAGGTCGCGCACTGGCAGACCGCGCCCGAGCAGAGCGCGTTCCTCACCCTGCTGGTGCGGGCGCTCGGCGCGCGCCAGGCGGTCGACGTCGGCACGTTCACCGGCCTGTCCGCGCTCGCCATCGCCCGCGGCCTGCAGCCGGGCGGCACCGTGGTGAGCTGCGACGTCTCGGAGGAGTTCACCGAGGTGGCCCGCGAGGCGTGGCGGGCCGCCGGGGTCGACGACCGCGTCGACCTGCGGATCGCGCCGGCCCTGGACACCGTGCGCGCCCTGCCCGACGTGCCCTACCTGGACTTCTCGTTCGTCGACGCGGACAAGACCGGATACCAGGAATACCTCGAAGAGCTTCTGGTACGGACCCGGCCGGGCGGCATCCTCGCGTTCGACAACGTCTTCCGCAGCGGCCGGGTGCTGCGCCCGGAGAGCGAGGTCGACGACGCCGTCATCGACTTCAACGCCCGCCTGGTCAAGGACGACCGCGTCGACGTCGTGATGGTCCCGATCGCCGACGGCATGACCCTGGCCTGGCGGCGATGA
- the fabD gene encoding ACP S-malonyltransferase, whose amino-acid sequence MPAFAFPGQGSQVPGMGRDLFDLFPDHVREADEVLGWSVPELCLGTDVERLGQTRFAQPAIFVVNVLGYLRFQRRCPSRPSYLLGHSLGEYCALHLAGAFDFRTGLALVARRGELMAQAASGAMAAVIGLDPARAASVTAGWPGGGIWVANYNAPDQIVVSGRADQVPAAEQYFLGEGATAYLPLRVSGAFHSPLMRPAEQEFARVLAGTPVSPPRIPVISNLTARPYTAAELRPTLSAQISGSVRWTDSIRLLLDRGETRVVELGSRPMLTPMIQKIAAGRPG is encoded by the coding sequence ATGCCGGCGTTCGCCTTTCCGGGCCAGGGCTCCCAGGTGCCCGGCATGGGACGGGACCTGTTCGACCTGTTCCCGGACCACGTGCGCGAGGCGGACGAGGTGCTCGGCTGGTCCGTACCGGAACTCTGTCTCGGAACGGATGTCGAGCGGCTCGGACAGACCCGCTTCGCCCAGCCGGCGATCTTCGTCGTCAACGTGCTCGGCTATCTGCGTTTCCAGCGGCGCTGCCCCAGCCGGCCGTCCTACCTGCTGGGGCACAGCCTCGGCGAGTACTGCGCGCTGCACCTGGCCGGCGCGTTCGACTTCCGGACCGGGCTGGCCCTGGTGGCCCGGCGCGGCGAGCTGATGGCCCAGGCGGCGAGCGGCGCGATGGCGGCGGTGATCGGCCTCGATCCGGCCCGCGCCGCCTCGGTCACGGCGGGCTGGCCCGGCGGTGGCATCTGGGTGGCCAACTACAACGCCCCCGACCAGATCGTCGTCTCCGGCCGGGCGGATCAGGTGCCCGCGGCGGAGCAGTACTTCCTCGGCGAAGGCGCCACCGCCTACCTGCCGCTCCGCGTCAGCGGCGCGTTCCACTCCCCGCTGATGCGCCCGGCGGAGCAGGAGTTCGCGCGGGTGCTCGCCGGGACGCCGGTGTCGCCGCCGCGGATCCCGGTGATCAGCAACCTGACGGCCCGGCCGTACACCGCGGCCGAGCTCCGGCCGACCCTGAGCGCCCAGATCTCCGGCTCGGTGCGCTGGACCGACAGCATCCGCCTGCTGCTCGACCGCGGCGAGACGCGCGTCGTCGAACTGGGCTCGCGCCCCATGCTGACCCCGATGATCCAGAAGATCGCCGCCGGCCGGCCCGGTTAG
- a CDS encoding FAD-dependent monooxygenase, which produces MNAEKVDVLVVGAGPVGLTLACALADNGASVRIIDKRDEWSELSKAMTLTPRTLECFHMLGLAPPCLTEGILSQRMHHHTERGGTIAVTDLGDLDGAYPGFLHLSQYRTIRILVDALAGRGVKVERGVALRDLRTEGDHHVGTVAGGETITARFVVGADGSHSRVRETLGFRFDGAQQDETFIMADVEMTGHLPDPEDRHAYYLGEGTTLFILPIDGRYFRLVSTCRTQAAEADEEFVLRRFRYLLGRVGLDRVTLGDPFWVTRFNPRQYVADEFRRGGVFLAGDAAHVQSPIGAQGLNTGIQDAINLAWKLGRVVRGEGDAALLDSYHAERSAVARQLFAYNNLISARVFGRNRIKRRLLRYQNYLLRLPRYHARELDKVSQFRVGYPGVAVAGSPLQAGQRMPACDVVTGDGSPFDLLQELGARRHVALTFADGPQPPITMPDEISAFVVHERTSPHQRHRRPAQTDALFDIAGRWRRRVGLRPGSTLLIRPDGHLAAVATPDSRDALLAYLRANFPR; this is translated from the coding sequence ATGAACGCGGAGAAGGTCGATGTGCTCGTCGTCGGCGCCGGCCCGGTCGGGCTGACGCTCGCCTGCGCGCTGGCCGACAACGGGGCCTCGGTGCGGATCATCGACAAGCGCGACGAGTGGTCCGAGCTGAGCAAGGCGATGACGCTCACGCCGCGCACCCTGGAGTGCTTCCACATGCTCGGGCTGGCCCCGCCCTGCCTGACCGAGGGCATCCTGTCGCAGCGCATGCACCACCACACCGAGCGCGGCGGCACGATCGCCGTCACCGACCTGGGTGACCTGGACGGCGCCTACCCCGGCTTCCTGCACCTGAGCCAGTACCGGACGATCCGGATCCTGGTGGACGCGCTGGCCGGGCGGGGTGTCAAGGTCGAGCGGGGCGTGGCGCTGCGGGACCTGCGCACGGAGGGCGATCACCACGTCGGCACGGTCGCGGGCGGCGAGACGATCACCGCCCGGTTCGTGGTCGGCGCGGACGGCAGCCACAGCCGGGTGCGCGAGACGCTCGGCTTCCGGTTCGACGGCGCCCAGCAGGACGAGACGTTCATCATGGCCGACGTCGAGATGACCGGCCACCTGCCCGACCCCGAGGACCGGCACGCCTACTACCTGGGCGAGGGCACCACCCTGTTCATCCTGCCGATCGACGGCCGCTACTTCCGGCTGGTCTCCACCTGCCGGACCCAGGCCGCGGAGGCCGACGAGGAGTTCGTGCTGCGGCGCTTCCGCTACCTGCTGGGCCGGGTGGGCCTCGACCGGGTCACCCTCGGTGACCCCTTCTGGGTGACAAGATTCAACCCGCGACAGTACGTCGCGGACGAGTTCCGCCGCGGCGGGGTGTTCCTCGCCGGGGACGCGGCCCACGTGCAGAGCCCGATCGGGGCGCAGGGGCTGAACACCGGCATCCAGGACGCGATCAACCTGGCCTGGAAGCTCGGCCGGGTGGTGCGCGGGGAGGGTGACGCCGCGCTGCTCGACAGCTATCACGCCGAGCGGTCCGCGGTGGCGCGGCAGCTGTTCGCGTACAACAACCTGATCAGCGCGCGGGTGTTCGGGCGGAACCGGATCAAGCGGCGGTTGCTGCGGTACCAGAACTACCTGCTGCGGTTGCCCCGGTATCACGCGCGGGAGCTGGACAAGGTCAGTCAGTTCCGGGTCGGCTATCCGGGCGTGGCGGTAGCCGGTTCCCCGCTCCAGGCCGGGCAGCGGATGCCGGCGTGCGACGTCGTCACCGGGGACGGCTCGCCCTTCGACCTGCTGCAGGAGCTCGGCGCGCGGCGGCACGTCGCCCTGACGTTCGCCGACGGGCCGCAGCCGCCGATCACGATGCCGGACGAGATCTCCGCGTTCGTCGTGCACGAGCGGACGTCGCCGCATCAGCGGCATCGTCGTCCCGCGCAGACGGACGCGCTCTTCGACATCGCCGGCCGGTGGCGGCGCCGGGTGGGCCTGCGCCCGGGCAGCACGCTGCTGATCCGCCCGGACGGCCACCTCGCCGCGGTGGCCACCCCGGACAGTCGGGACGCGCTCCTGGCCTACCTGCGAGCCAACTTCCCGCGCTGA
- a CDS encoding serine hydrolase — MRWNLGELVARYNVPGAQVAVLAGGEIRDQAAGLLSLRTRVAATTDSVFKVGSITKIWTATLLQQLVGEGLLELDRPVRDYLPGFRLSDPAATATLTARHLLTHTGGIDGNHFTDTGRNDDAIERFVATLAEVDQLLPPDTVFSYSNSGYVVLGRLVEVLRGKPFHDVLRERLVTPLGLHTAATDTYEAILQRAATGHVQTGTAVVPAKDWAVSYYSAPSGSHFAISARELLEFVRLHLTDPALAALREPQVASVPDFGGGVVGWGLGWMLYPDGVVGHTGVSKGQKAFLRVVPAAGVAVVVLTNSTGGAPLAYEIFDTALRDLAGIETPPLPTPPADPAGIDAGRMCGTYRSTLYDITLSSEGGRAFLTYHPRTGLAGARDRVEVVRRTDSSIITVEPTSDGHQVWSLVGSDENGRARFLHDGAAAYRID, encoded by the coding sequence ATGCGGTGGAATCTCGGCGAGCTGGTGGCCCGGTACAACGTGCCGGGCGCGCAGGTCGCCGTGCTGGCCGGCGGGGAGATCCGGGACCAGGCCGCGGGCCTGCTGAGCCTGCGCACCCGGGTGGCGGCCACGACCGACTCGGTGTTCAAGGTCGGCTCGATCACCAAGATCTGGACGGCCACGCTGCTCCAGCAGCTGGTCGGCGAGGGCCTACTGGAGCTCGACCGGCCGGTGCGCGACTACCTGCCGGGCTTCCGGCTCAGCGATCCGGCCGCCACCGCCACGCTGACCGCCCGCCACCTGCTCACCCACACCGGCGGGATCGACGGCAACCACTTCACCGACACCGGTCGCAACGACGACGCCATCGAGCGGTTCGTCGCCACGCTCGCCGAGGTGGACCAGCTCCTGCCGCCGGACACCGTCTTCTCGTACTCCAACAGCGGGTACGTGGTGCTCGGCCGGCTGGTGGAGGTGTTGCGCGGCAAGCCCTTCCACGACGTGCTGCGCGAACGCCTGGTGACCCCGCTGGGCCTGCACACCGCCGCGACCGACACCTACGAGGCGATCCTGCAGCGTGCCGCGACCGGCCACGTCCAGACCGGTACGGCGGTGGTACCGGCAAAGGACTGGGCGGTCTCCTACTACTCCGCGCCCAGCGGCTCGCACTTCGCGATCAGCGCCCGGGAACTGCTGGAGTTCGTCCGCCTGCACCTCACCGATCCGGCGCTGGCGGCACTGCGCGAACCCCAGGTCGCGTCCGTCCCGGACTTCGGCGGCGGGGTCGTCGGCTGGGGGCTCGGCTGGATGCTCTACCCGGACGGGGTGGTGGGCCACACCGGTGTCTCCAAGGGGCAGAAGGCGTTCCTGCGGGTGGTCCCGGCGGCGGGTGTCGCGGTGGTCGTGCTGACCAACAGCACGGGCGGCGCACCACTGGCCTACGAGATCTTCGATACGGCGCTCCGGGATCTCGCCGGCATCGAGACGCCTCCGCTGCCCACGCCGCCCGCGGACCCGGCCGGGATCGACGCGGGCCGGATGTGCGGCACCTACCGCTCCACGCTGTACGACATCACGCTCAGCAGCGAGGGCGGGCGGGCATTTCTGACGTACCACCCGCGTACCGGCCTCGCCGGGGCCCGGGATCGGGTCGAGGTGGTCCGCCGCACCGACAGCTCGATCATCACCGTCGAACCGACGTCCGACGGGCACCAGGTCTGGTCCCTGGTCGGCTCGGACGAGAACGGGCGGGCCCGCTTCCTGCACGACGGCGCCGCCGCCTACCGGATCGACTGA
- a CDS encoding acyl carrier protein yields MAADDRPFVIAVSGHDDESLTARARDLSRYLRESRRETVAFAHAVTLPGVAKTLLCGRETGAHRLSFSAGSVGEVAERLQTYLDRVGDCRALVRDGIYRNTVECGVFDEPDDDGDRAYAAGLAARGRHRQLARLWAVGYPVDWVRVYPELAGERPVYLPPTRSSRRRYWPTAERVEPAPPVVGDVREVPALVRQQRLRDYLQQQIAGVLGYPAGELPRTETGFFDLGMTSIHLEAVRSAIVRDLAVEPELSAAFDHPTITQFVHYLSGRLDGGPAPSALAELDDQEIESLSAIDLERLLSEVV; encoded by the coding sequence ATGGCAGCCGACGACCGTCCGTTCGTCATCGCCGTCTCCGGCCACGACGACGAGTCGCTGACCGCGCGGGCCCGGGACCTGTCCCGCTATCTGCGGGAGAGCCGCCGGGAGACGGTCGCGTTCGCGCACGCGGTCACGCTGCCCGGGGTGGCGAAGACGCTGCTGTGCGGCAGGGAGACCGGGGCGCACCGGCTGTCGTTCAGCGCGGGCTCGGTCGGCGAGGTCGCCGAGCGGCTGCAGACCTACCTGGACCGGGTCGGGGACTGCCGGGCGCTGGTCCGCGACGGGATCTACCGGAACACCGTGGAGTGCGGCGTCTTCGACGAGCCGGACGACGACGGGGACCGGGCCTATGCGGCGGGGCTGGCGGCGCGGGGCCGGCATCGGCAGCTGGCCCGGCTGTGGGCGGTCGGCTATCCGGTCGACTGGGTGCGGGTCTATCCGGAGCTGGCCGGCGAACGACCGGTGTACCTGCCGCCGACCCGGTCGTCGCGACGGCGGTACTGGCCGACGGCGGAGCGGGTCGAGCCGGCGCCGCCGGTGGTCGGCGACGTGCGGGAGGTGCCGGCGCTGGTCCGTCAGCAGCGGCTGCGGGACTACCTGCAACAGCAGATCGCGGGGGTGCTCGGGTATCCGGCCGGGGAGTTGCCCCGTACCGAAACCGGATTTTTTGATCTTGGAATGACGTCGATCCACCTGGAGGCGGTCCGCTCGGCGATCGTGCGCGACCTGGCGGTCGAACCCGAGCTCTCCGCGGCCTTCGACCACCCGACGATCACGCAGTTCGTCCACTACCTGTCGGGGCGGCTCGACGGCGGGCCGGCCCCGTCCGCGCTGGCCGAGCTGGACGACCAGGAGATCGAGAGCCTCTCGGCGATCGATCTGGAACGTCTGCTCAGTGAGGTGGTCTAG
- a CDS encoding GNAT family N-acetyltransferase — translation MEIRAVRPAEEPVAEGVVAAAFGEPADGRVVRMTRALRAGGAARASLVAVADGELIGHVGLSRGWVDARRELVEVLVLSPLSVRPDRQGHGVGTALVAAALATAEGSGAPAVFLEGSPDYYGRRGFGSGSALGFDRPSARIPDPGFQVALLSSYRPWMVGRLIYPEAFWTTDTVGLRDPDLELVEARIASGS, via the coding sequence ATGGAGATCCGTGCGGTACGGCCGGCCGAGGAGCCGGTTGCGGAGGGGGTCGTCGCGGCGGCATTCGGCGAGCCGGCGGACGGACGCGTGGTGCGGATGACGCGCGCTCTGCGGGCCGGCGGAGCGGCTCGGGCGAGTCTGGTCGCGGTTGCCGACGGGGAACTGATCGGGCACGTCGGGCTCTCGCGCGGCTGGGTGGACGCCCGGCGCGAGCTGGTCGAGGTGCTGGTGCTCTCCCCGCTGTCGGTGCGGCCCGACCGCCAGGGCCACGGCGTCGGCACCGCGTTGGTCGCGGCGGCGCTGGCGACCGCGGAAGGCAGCGGCGCGCCTGCGGTCTTCCTGGAAGGCAGCCCGGACTACTACGGGCGCCGCGGGTTCGGCTCCGGCTCCGCGCTCGGGTTCGACCGGCCCTCGGCGCGGATTCCGGACCCGGGGTTCCAGGTGGCGCTGCTGTCGTCGTACCGGCCGTGGATGGTCGGGCGGCTGATCTATCCCGAGGCGTTCTGGACCACCGACACGGTCGGTCTGCGCGACCCCGACCTGGAGCTGGTGGAAGCCCGGATCGCGTCGGGAAGCTAG